The Neodiprion fabricii isolate iyNeoFabr1 chromosome 4, iyNeoFabr1.1, whole genome shotgun sequence genome window below encodes:
- the LOC124180885 gene encoding JNK1/MAPK8-associated membrane protein isoform X1: protein MINTLVRCPGMYCGRNLLPTGNWSQCEACPRGFRSNESSACVPCEDFPMFYDWLYLGFMALLALVLHWFCIDMVAMRRNITKEVVALHLSALVEIVGASLITLQLTEPIGSFNITSCKARRLSDWYTLLHNPNPDYEKTLHCTQEAVYPLYTMVFIFYALGIVLMLLIRPLIAKKFLPKQGKFSIYAALYFFPILAMLHAIGGGLIYYSFPYITIILSVLSNAAHFAFKLNQSMKSLVISSISDIRNVVVILGHWLLHGYGVTAVATLRGLSVHPAMLTLVPLPALFYILTARFTDPNKLHAE, encoded by the exons ATGATTAACACGCTGGTACGATGTCCTGGTATGTATTGTGGGCGAAATTTACTCCCCACCGGAAATTGGAGCCAGTGCGAAGCTTGTCCCAGGGGTTTCAGGAGCAACGAATCTTCCGCTTGTGTACCTTGCGAAGATTTCCCAATGTTTTATGATTGGTTGTATCTTGGTTTCATGGCTCTCTTAGCCCTTGTTTTACATTGGTTTTGCATTGATATGGTGGCCATGCGACGTAACATTACTAAAGAAGTAGTAGCGCTCCACTTGTCTGCCTTGGTCGAGATAGTTGGAGCTTCACTCATTACGCTACAACTAACCGAACCCATTGGAAGTTTCAACATTACATCTTGCAAGGCAAGACGATTGTCTGATTGGTACACTCTGCTTCACAATCCAAACCCAGATTATGAGAAGACGTTACATTGTACTCAGGAAGCAGTTTACCCATT gtACACAATggtctttattttttatgctcTGGGCATAGTACTGATGTTACTCATCCGGCCACTGATTGCCAAGAAGTTTCTACCAAAGCAAGGAAAATTCTCAATCTATGCTGCTCTGTATTTTTTCCCTATTTTAGCCATGCTCCATGCAATTGGCGGTGGTCTCATAT atTATTCCTTTCCATATATAACCATCATATTGTCTGTTTTATCTAATGCGGCACATTTTGCCTTCAAACTGAACCAG TCGATGAAATCACTGGTAATAAGTTCGATATCGGACATAAGAAACGTAGTGGTAATACTTGGCCATTGGCTTCTGCATGGATATGGAGTAACAGCAGTGGCTACTCTCAGGGGGCTAAGTGTTCACCCAGCGATGCTTACCTTGGTTCCATTGCCGGCATTATTCTACATTCTTACTGCTCGATTCACAGATCCCAACAAACTTCACgccgaataa
- the LOC124180885 gene encoding JNK1/MAPK8-associated membrane protein isoform X2 → MINTLVRCPGMYCGRNLLPTGNWSQCEACPRGFRSNESSACVPCEDFPMFYDWLYLGFMALLALVLHWFCIDMVAMRRNITKEVVALHLSALVEIVGASLITLQLTEPIGSFNITSCKARRLSDWYTLLHNPNPDYEKTLHCTQEAVYPLYTMVFIFYALGIVLMLLIRPLIAKKFLPKQGKFSIYAALYFFPILAMLHAIGGGLIFDEITGNKFDIGHKKRSGNTWPLASAWIWSNSSGYSQGAKCSPSDAYLGSIAGIILHSYCSIHRSQQTSRRINNKYLEGKSL, encoded by the exons ATGATTAACACGCTGGTACGATGTCCTGGTATGTATTGTGGGCGAAATTTACTCCCCACCGGAAATTGGAGCCAGTGCGAAGCTTGTCCCAGGGGTTTCAGGAGCAACGAATCTTCCGCTTGTGTACCTTGCGAAGATTTCCCAATGTTTTATGATTGGTTGTATCTTGGTTTCATGGCTCTCTTAGCCCTTGTTTTACATTGGTTTTGCATTGATATGGTGGCCATGCGACGTAACATTACTAAAGAAGTAGTAGCGCTCCACTTGTCTGCCTTGGTCGAGATAGTTGGAGCTTCACTCATTACGCTACAACTAACCGAACCCATTGGAAGTTTCAACATTACATCTTGCAAGGCAAGACGATTGTCTGATTGGTACACTCTGCTTCACAATCCAAACCCAGATTATGAGAAGACGTTACATTGTACTCAGGAAGCAGTTTACCCATT gtACACAATggtctttattttttatgctcTGGGCATAGTACTGATGTTACTCATCCGGCCACTGATTGCCAAGAAGTTTCTACCAAAGCAAGGAAAATTCTCAATCTATGCTGCTCTGTATTTTTTCCCTATTTTAGCCATGCTCCATGCAATTGGCGGTGGTCTCATAT TCGATGAAATCACTGGTAATAAGTTCGATATCGGACATAAGAAACGTAGTGGTAATACTTGGCCATTGGCTTCTGCATGGATATGGAGTAACAGCAGTGGCTACTCTCAGGGGGCTAAGTGTTCACCCAGCGATGCTTACCTTGGTTCCATTGCCGGCATTATTCTACATTCTTACTGCTCGATTCACAGATCCCAACAAACTTCACgccgaataaataataaatatttggaaGGTAAAAGTTTGTAA